A stretch of the Lolium perenne isolate Kyuss_39 chromosome 3, Kyuss_2.0, whole genome shotgun sequence genome encodes the following:
- the LOC127344731 gene encoding protein G1-like7, with product MDSSGPGPSSAGGASVPDVAPKPPAQLSRYESQKRRDWNTFLQYLRNHRPPLTLARCSGAHVIEFLRYLDQFGKTKVHAAGCAYYGQPSPPGPCPCPLRQAWGSLDALIGRLRAAYEESGGAPESNPFAARAVRIYLREVRDSHAKARGIAYEKKKRKRVQATEASSSSTGAAAAAAVSRDLGGSADVGAAVAASTAQAGGSGSTAPSIS from the coding sequence ATGGATTCCTCCGGCCCCGGACCGTCCTCGGCCGGCGGTGCCAGCGTGCCGGACGTGGCGCCGAAACCGCCGGCGCAGCTGAGCAGGTACGAGTCGCAGAAGCGCAGGGACTGGAACACGTTCCTGCAGTATCTGCGGAACCATCGGCCGCCGCTCACGCTGGCGCGGTGCAGCGGCGCGCATGTGATCGAGTTCCTCAGGTACCTGGACCAGTTCGGCAAGACCAAGGTGCACGCCGCCGGGTGCGCCTACTACGGCCAGCCCAGCCCGCCGGGGCCATGCCCTTGCCCTCTGCGGCAGGCGTGGGGGTCCCTCGACGCGCTCATCGGCCGCCTGCGCGCGGCCTACGAGGAGAgcggcggcgcgccggagtccaaCCCCTTCGCCGCTCGCGCCGTCCGGATCTACCTGCGCGAGGTGCGTGACTCCCACGCCAAGGCGCGAGGGATCGCATACGAGAAGAAGAAACGCAAGCGCGTGCAAGCCACCGAGGCGTCGAGTTCATCGactggcgccgccgccgcggcggcaGTCAGCAGGGACCTCGGAGGTAGCGCCGATGTTGGCGCTGCTGTAGCAGCGTCCACCGCGCAGGCTGGAGGCAGCGGCAGTACTGCACCGAGCATCTCTTGA